The proteins below are encoded in one region of Ricinus communis isolate WT05 ecotype wild-type chromosome 6, ASM1957865v1, whole genome shotgun sequence:
- the LOC125370309 gene encoding putative disease resistance protein RGA1, which produces MAIIESVTMHKCLNFLIHELQSKLWTLLHKRRFLIVLDEVWNEDQDEGDKLEPLFRGGMGGSKVIITIRSKKVAFFMSSPSCPYYLEGLAEEDCWKLFEHRAFQQGEEHYQNLLPIGKEIIKKCGGLPLAAKTLGSLMRFKRGEKEWLFVQNNELWNLGVCGTGVLPALRLSYLHLPSHLKHCFTFCSTFPKRYEIQKEKVIRMWMAAGLIQSDGASKPPEDTGEAGKNDIRRYRMHDIVHDLAQSQEKNSHITVRSQALAYPHIVSTRVLGYGTTEKLPFLQTLNLCGCYNLQELPFIANMISLRHLNITGCEALTSMSHFFNGTYKRCGRFSSRRANHEEFIYSNFIPKPSNQLQTLSTVMVGGFLDLTFLGQLRTSGFAALILGNCELPYPNHGHVILAEPSWILFYRISSSEICCLVDVPAGQKLPSISNGEMVNYLKSVVAPQAFKVGLAY; this is translated from the exons ATGGCAATTATTGAGTCTGTAACTATGCATAAATGTCTCAATTTCTTGATACATGAATTGCAGTCCAAGCTCTGGACATTGTTGCACAAGAGGAGGTTCCTAATTGTGTTAGATGAAGTTTGGAATGAAGATCAGGATGAGGGGGACAAATTAGAACCTTTATTCAGGGGTGGCATGGGTGGAAGTAAAGTCATAATCACTATACGCAGTAAGAAAGTTGCATTTTTTATGAGCTCTCCATCTTGTCCATATTATTTGGAGGGCTTGGCTGAAGAAGATTGTTGGAAGTTATTCGAGCATCGAGCGTTTCAACAGGGAGAAGAGCATTATCAGAATCTCTTACCAATAGGAAAGGAGATTATCAAGAAATGTGGAGGCCTGCCGTTGGCTGCGAAAACTTTGGGAAGTTTGATGCGTTTCAAGAGAGGGGAAAAGGAGTGGCTATTTGTGCAGAACAATGAGCTTTGGAATCTGGGTGTGTGTGGCACTGGAGTTTTACCAGCTCTAAGGCTGAGTTATCTTCATTTACCATCTCACCTCAAACATTGCTTCACCTTTTGCTCGACTTTTCCAAAAAGATATGAAATCCAGAAGGAAAAAGTAATCCGAATGTGGATGGCAGCAGGCTTAATACAATCAGATGGTGCAAGCAAACCGCCAGAG GATACAGGAGAAGCCGGCAAGAATGACATAAGAAGATACAGAATGCATGATATTGTTCATGATCTAGCACAATCACAGGAAAAGA ATTCCCATATCACTGTACGAAGCCAAGCACTGGCTTACCCTCATATTGTTTCCACGAG GGTCTTAGGCTATGGTACTACTGAGAAACTACCATTTTTGCAAACATTGAATCTATGTGGTTGCTATAATCTTCAGGAATTGCCTTTTATTGCAAACATGATAAGCCTAAGGCATCTCAATATAACTGGATGTGAAGCACTAACTTCCATGTCGCATTTCTTTAATGGTACATACAAACGTTGCGGACGTTTCTCAAGCAGGAGAGCGAATCATGAAGAGTTCATATACTCcaactttatacctaaaccaTCTAACCAGCTCCAAACATTGTCAACAGTTATGGTTGGTGGTTTCCTGGACCTTACGTTTCTGGGGCAGCTAAGAACTTCAGG TTTTGCTGCTTTAATCTTGGGGAACTGTGAGCTACCATACCCAAATCATGGACATGTCATTCTGGCAGAGCCTTCATGGATCTTGTTCTATCGAATTAGTAGCTCCGAGATTTGTTGTTTGGTTGACGTACCAGCAGGCCAAAAACTACCATCCATTTCAAATGGTGAAATGGTTAACTATTTGAAATCTGTGGTGGCTCCCCAGGCATTCAAAGTTGGTTTGGCATACTAG